One Molothrus ater isolate BHLD 08-10-18 breed brown headed cowbird chromosome 4, BPBGC_Mater_1.1, whole genome shotgun sequence genomic window carries:
- the LETM1 gene encoding mitochondrial proton/calcium exchanger protein, with product MASMLLQSCGRRACRLPRALRRPPRPGNLGDRACLSCTSLRLANKMTVHFKYCTSVPPVYAYSKKAHYCCWTKGSEQIHFTLTSSSGSWTPLATLGVLGPQYLPVRWWHSSRPLQDDSIVEKSLKSLKDKNKKLEEGGPVYSPTEVEVVKKSLGQRIVDELKHYYHGFRLLWIDTKIAARMLWRILHGNTLSRRERRQFLRICADLFRLVPFLVFLVVPFMEFLLPVALKLFPNMLPSTFETKSKKEERLKKELRVKLELAKFLQDTIEEMALKNKAAKGNVTKDFSTFFQKIRETGERPSNEEILRFSKLFEDELTLDNLTRPQLVALCKLLELQSIGTNNFLRFQLTMRLRSIKADDKMIAEEGVDSLTVKELQAACRARGMRALGVTEERLKEQLKQWLDLHLNQEIPTSLLILSRAMYLPDTLSPADQLKTTLQTLPDSAAKEAQVKVAEVEGEKIDNKVRLEATLQEEEAIRKENEEKKMSEAAEKAKETLEAAAMKAAEPAADLEATALQAKKSQVVMDTEPELARAGAAVHSEALIDTAPVLEGIKGEEITKEEIDVLSDACTKLQEQKKSLTKEKEELEELKDDIQEYNEDLQEIKELSKTGEEEAVEESKASKRLTKRVNRMIGQIDKIIVELETSQKTADAKLDGEDTPAGKNLISITELINAMKQIQKIPEEKLTRIAEALDENKDGQIDIDNVVKVVELIDKEDIDIGTSQVAEIMSLLQKEEKLEEKEKAKEKHDKEAAEAKN from the exons ATGGCGTccatgctgctgcagagctgcgGGCGGCGTGCCTGCCGCCTGCCCCGAGCGCTgcgccgcccgccgcggccCG GTAACTTGGGAGATCGGGCATGTCTTAGCTGCACATCCCTGAGGCTGGCAAACAAAAT gacTGTACACTTTAAATATTGCACTAGTGTCCCTCCTGTTTACGCCTACTCCAAAAAAGCTCACTATTGTTGTTGGACTAAAGGATCTGAGCAAATACACTTCACTCTCACGAGCTCTTCTGGCTCATGGACGCCACTAGCAACCCTGGGTGTTTTAGGTCCCCAGTACCTTCCAGTTAGGTGGTGGCATTCTTCACGTCCCCTTCAAGATGACTCCATAGTTGAAAAGTCACTCAAGTCCTTAAAGGACAAAAACAAGAAGCTGGAAGAAGGAGGTCCTGTATATAGTCCAACAGAAGTGGAAGTTGTAAAGAAATCTCTTGGGCAGAGGATTGTGGATGAACTGAAGCACTATTACCATGGGTTTCGGTTGCTGTGGATTGACACCAAAATAGCTGCGAGGATGCTCTGGAGAATCCTGCACGGGAACACTTTGTCTCGTCGGGAGCGGAGACAG tttcTTCGAATATGTGCTGATCTTTTTCGCCTGGTCCCTTTCTTAGTTTTTCTTGTTGTCCCATTTATGGAATTTTTACTTCCAGTAGCTCTTAAGTTGTTCCCTAATATGCTTCCCTCTACATTTGAGACAAAGTCTAAAAAG gagGAAAGATTGAAGAAAGAATTGAGAGTAAAGCTTGAATTGGCTAAATTCCTTCAAGACACCATTGAGGAGATggccttaaaaaataaagcagccaAGGGAAATGTTACAAAAGATTTTTCAACATTCTttcaaaag ATCAGGGAAACTGGTGAAAGACCCAGTAATGAGGAGATCTTGAGGTTCTCTAAACTGTTTGAAGATGAGTTGACACTGGACAATCTGACCAGGCCTCAGCTGGTGGCACTTTGTAAGTTGTTGGAACTTCAGTCAATTGGGACAAATAACTTCCTCCGCTTCCAGCTGACAATGAGGTTGAGGAGCATAAAAGCAGATGACAAG ATGATTGCTGAAGAGGGGGTTGATAGCCTGACTGTTAAAGAACTGCAGGCAGCTTGTCGTGCCCGAGGGATGAGAGCTCTTGGTGTGACAGAGGAGCGTCTCAAGGAACAGCTGAAACAG TGGTTAGATCTGCACCTGAACCAGGAAATTCCTACTTCGTTGCTTATTTTATCCAGAGCCATGTATCTTCCAGATACCCTTTCTCCAGCTGATCAGCTCAAAACAACCCTTCAGACACTACCAGACAGTGCT GCCAAAGAGGCTCAAGTGAAAGTGGCAGAAGTTGAAGGTGAAAAAATAGATAACAAAGTACGACTGGAAGCAACACTTCAGGAAGAAGAAGccatcagaaaagaaaatgaagaaaagaaaatgtctgaaGCTGCAGAGAAAGCCAAAGAAACCCTTGAGGCTGCAGCCATG aaagCGGCGGAACCAGCAGCAGATCTTGAAGCAACTGCTCTGCAAGCTAAAAAAAGCCAGGTGGTGATGGATACTGAACCAGAACTGGCACGGGCAGGTGCAGCAGTGCACTCAGAGGCACTGATAGATACAGCACCAGTGCTGGAAGGCATTAAG GGTGAGGAAATCACCAAGGAGGAGATTGATGTGCTGAGTGATGCTTGCACCAAGCtacaggaacagaaaaaatcactaacaaaggaaaaggaggagctTGAGGAATTGAAGGATGATATCCAGGAATATAATGAG GACTTGCAAGAGATAAAGGAGCTTTCTAAAACTGGTGAGGAAGAGGCAGTGGAAGAGTCAAAGGCAAGCAAGCGACTGACAAAGAGAGTGAACCGAATGATTGGTCAGATAGACAAAATTATTGTAGAATTAGAAACAAGTCAAAAGACAGCAGATGCAAAGCTGGATGGTGAGGATACTCCTGCTGG GAAGAATCTCATCAGCATTACTGAGCTAATTAATGCAATGAAACAAATTCAGAAGATTCCAGAGGAGAAGCTAACAAGGATTGCAGAGGCACTAGATGAAAACAAGGATGGCCAAATTGATATAGATAATGTTGTTAAG GTTGTAGAATTGATTGACAAAGAAGATATTGATATTGGCACCAGCCAGGTTGCTGAGATTATGTCACTgcttcaaaaagaagaaaaactggaggaaaaagagaaagcaaaggaaaagcatGATAAGGAAGCTGCAGAAGCAAAGAATTAA